Within the Cryptococcus deuterogattii R265 chromosome 14, complete sequence genome, the region ATCCTAAAGGTACCCTGGTCCAAGCCCTATATTCAGCTAGGAAGAGGACCGTCTACTCTTGGGAATGATGTTATACTTCCCGAAAAGAGAGTCTCCAACAAACATTGTCGCTTTACTCTCGGGATGCAAGGTGCGAAGAATTTGGAACTGTCTAATGACACCATCAGGGcatggaaagaaggagagggtgagCCGGAAGTATGGGTTGAGGATTTGAAGAGCAGTAACGGAACGTTTGTGGGTTGATCTTACATTACAGCTGCTTACTATTGGAATGCTAAACCCTACAGGTCAATGGTGCTCGTATCAACACCAGGCGCCTTTTACGGCATGGCGATGAGATATCACTGGGTCATGCGGGTACGCTTGACTACCACGATGTTAGATATATATATCGCTCTGTTGGGGGCAAGAGATTAAAGAACGGGCAAGCCTCAAGCAGTAGTGGCGACCTCGAGCCTGTAGGTCAGGTCTACGAAAAGTATCAGTTGCTCGATCGGTAAGTGGTGGGAGTTGCCTTTTTCGAGGGGGGTTTCAACTAATACCCTAATCGAATTAGCTTGGGCAAAGGGACATTTGCCGAAGTTCACAAAGCTGTCGATGTTGAAACGGGGAATATGCGTGCCATCAAAGTGAGAGAACCCATGACACCTTTCGTTATTACACGTAAAGTCTGACAAGGAAATAGCAAATTGTCAAACATCGCTTTGCTGGCAATGACAAAACCCTCCAGCTATTTCACCGAGAAATCAATATCACTAGAAGCCTGGAGCACGTAGGTGATAGAACCATTTGTTTTTCGATCATGATACTCATGGAACTTTTAGGAAAATATATGTCGGCTGATTGATTGGTATGAAGATCCTCAACATATCTGTCTCGTTCTGGAGTATGTAGATGGAGGGGATCTATTGGATTATATCATGAACTGGCCAGACGAGCAAGGCGGTCTCCGTGGGTGCTTTTACCGGTGCTTTGTTTTTGATTTGAACTATTGTCTGATTGATAATTGTCAGCTGAACAACATGCTGCTGAACTCACAGTGCAGATCTGCCGTGCAATGGCCTACACGGTGAGTTGTCATGCATGAAATTTTCATGTGGGCGTAAGCTCAACAACTGGCAGCATTCAAAAGGCATTACTCATAGAGACTTGAAGCCAGAGGTGAGTCCCATTTCATCTATTATACCATAACCATAACACTAAACAAACGCCCAATTGCAGAATATCCTTTTGACAAAAGAACATGAAGGCACCCGAATCGTCAAAATTGCAGATTTTGGCTTGGCTAAAATGAGTACGTATCATAGCCAGTGTGTAATTGTGATGGAGCTAAGTTTGATGCTAGTCCACACCAACACGATGCTTGTGTCCATGGTCGGAACGCCGCAGTATTTGGCTCCTGAGATTGTCATGCAAACGGATCAGCGGCCAGGATACGAAAACGTAGTGGACTCGTGGTCTGTGGGCATAATAGTTTACAGGTAAATCATTATCATTAAACCAACTGTTTAGCTATATCATCTGACGAttttggttttttttttagcaTGATGACCAAGGCTTTACCCTTTGATGAGGATAGCAGACTTCCTGTAGAGGTATGTATCAATCTGCCCCTGGGTCCTAGTTCTCTCAGACGCTAATCACTTGCCATTAAGCAACGGATTCGAGCCCGCTTTACTCAACCACCTGATATATCCCTGTTGGAGCAGCGAAACGTTAGCCGGCAAGGTAAGTGCTGTTTCtctgttttctttttttttcgatTCCCCAACATTTGCTGATATAACCCAGCAATCGATTTCGTCTTGAGGCTGTTGGACAAAGACCCCGCGAAGCGCATGACCATGTCCCAAGCGTTGGATCACGACTGGCTTTCCGAACCCTCTTCCCAGCCGATGGAATCGCAACGGGTCGGTCTCGGCGGTGATTCCATGTGGTCCATCCAATCGTTTGACTCTATCCAACCCGACTTGTTTGGCTATGGTCCTGAAAGTACTGCAAACTGGCAGAGGCCCGCCACGGTCTCTGGCACAAGGTTGGAAAGCGGTGTGGAGGGATCAGATGATTTCTCCCAACCACTGACGAAATTGCATCTCAATACCCCGGAAGGAGGGGATATACCCTCTAAAAAGGCAAGCAGTAAACAAACCACCACGGCCGGCGCAGTAGGTCTAAATACCCCAGAatcacctctttctcccttgGTTGCCGGTAGCCATGTCCACATTGTTTCGCCATCTGCGCCTACCTCGGCATCACCGACATCCCTTTCAAAACCAAAACGCAAGCTGGGGCATGAAAAGGGAGGTCATAGCATCGActcggaagatgaaggttCAGAGAGTATGATCGACAGGACGGATAATGCCGCAGTGAATGAGAGCATGGACGTATCCGGTGAAAAGGAGCCGGCGGTGGTCGAGACGGCGGCGGTGGTCGAGAGTgtaaagaaagatggaaaggacgGTGTCGTATCGGGCAGACGACCTCGAAAATCTATGCGCCTTtaataaaagaaaaaaaaaaggtgttTATAACCATGACGTTGGGTTTCTTAGAGAATCTGCATGCTACTCTGTTTTACAATGTCCTTTACATCATAAGATTTGCAAGTCCCACCAGCATCAGAGGCGAACCAAAGCAAAGGGGCTGCCCGTTATCACTTTACGGCGTTTGGGATTATCCCACGTGTTCGCATCATAATAATCCATTATATAGGTTTAGAAATTCTCAGAACAGATAACAGTTCTCTACCAGCTCGTCGTTTGATaatttcctttttcaacaaTCGATGAGCGCTTTGTGACTTTTGATGTAAATTATTAAACATACTTTTGATTGTAGTCCAAGTGATAACATGCGTGCACTAATATCTTTGGTATCATTTTGATGTATTGCGACGAGATAAAGACGGCCGCCACGAGATAAAAGGTTCTGGACTTTTTGCATCAGCTGTTTGTAACACCCCAAAATAGGATTATGCCTGACTGGAAGCTGCTGTAGGACAGTATTCGTGATGGCCATCCCATCGGCACCACCAGCCCATGCTCCACCAATACCACGCAATTCCTGTGTCATTTGTAGCCTCAATTGCGATTTAGCGAAAAGAGTGAGAGAGTAATGTTCAACAATGATTATGACTCACTCTTCATTATCCGTGGGGACATATGGCGGGTTAAACAGCAGTACGTCGACTTTTCGGCCAGGCGAGGAAGCAGTGGGTCGACTAGGTTACATCGTATTGGATCCAAGATTGTCTAAAACAGCGATATGGATCAGCCTATTGAATTTCGTGAgaataaaaaaaattgGATGGATGATACGTTATTTGCAGTTCCGGTTTTAGTGGTTGCTTGACATGCGTGAGGATTGATGTCAGTAGATATGACAACTAGGTATCGAGATCAATGATCACAATAAACAAGTTGACATGCAATATACGTACAGCTGTTTTCGTGGCCGAGTAAGTTGGACATGAACGCTGAAACGACGCCGGAACCAGCTCTTTAGAAACCCAAGCGAGCCAAGGTCAGTCAGTGTCTCCGTGCCCGTcttggaagagattgataGTGTGGGAGACTGCTGACCCTATTTCAACGCAAACGGATGGATGCATGCGACGTAAATCTTGGGCATCTAATTCAAGGGCATCTAGAAGGATAAACGAGTCCTCTTAAGATGGGCCGGTTAGGGGGTGTTTACTTTGCGAGAGGCGAGCCCACTTGCCTGCAGGTTCGTAGATGTGTTCATAGTCGGATTCTGTGAAATGAGCAATGTTTGGTGTAGGAAGCGACATTTGTAATGTGTGAGCGAgttggacgatgatgggTAGTTGCAGCGGCTTGACTGGCTGTTGTTGCCAACAGAGGAGTTTCCGGGGTTTACGTAATTGAATCGGCACGTCACGTCTGGGTGTCTGTTATGTTGCACGAGACTTGCCGCTGTTCGTTGCTTCCCCCCAAGTCCCCCTCCCCATAGCTACTCCCCACCATGGCCGCATCGCAGGGCATGCACTCTATGAGCACGATCCTGTAAGTCCCCGGCCCCGCAGCTGTGCCTGACTCACCCCTGCAGCAAGCGCCTGGAGGGTATGTTGTACTCCCCTCCACCTGCACCCGCACTGACCTCCCTCCCCTAGCTGTCACAAGCCGCCTGGAAGATATCGCAGTCACCCATACTGGCCACGCGAGCCCCGCCAAGTCACCTCCCCGCCGCTGCTACTCCCCGCGCCAAGTCACCTCCCCGCGGTTGCTGCTCCCCGACTCCCCGACTCCCCGCCTCCAAGGCGTACCAGGAGGATATAATCAACGGCGCGCTCAAGGACTTCCTCTCCAAGTCCGAGCACGTGGGGGGCCTCGTAGCCGAACACGTGGGTCACACGCCCCAAACCTCTACTGACTTTCGCAGTCCGCCCTCTTAGGCCCGCTATGCCACGCCCAgctcgccttcctccagctcgCGTCACGCCACGCAAAGCCCCCCACTCCCACCGCACTCGCGCCGCTGCTCCAGACACAGGGAAAGGCCATCGAAGCGGTTATGGAGGCAAAGGACAGGCTCAGTCGCTCCAAAGACGGCCGCGACTGGGCCGTCTGCTTCAATGTGCTCGGCGAAGGTGTCCCCGCGTGGGGCTGGGTACAGGTCGTGAGTCGCACTCGTTCTCGGCATATGCTCATGTCCAGGAACCTGCGCCTGCGCCTTATGTCGGCGAGATGAAGAACGCCGCTCAGTTCTGGTGCGACCGCGTCATCAAGCAGTACAAGGAAACGTCGGTAGATTGCAAACATCGATGGGCACAGTTGGGCTGATTGACGCGTCTTCTAGGAATGCAGAGGCAGTCGCCTGGGCCAAATCCTTCATTGCGTTGGTTGCCGCGCTCGAATCCTATGTTAAACAATGGCACACTACCGGCGTCGTATGGAATCCCAAGGTAAGACCAGCTTATCCCGAGCGTTTCGCTAACCGCCATAGGGCTCCCCAGCCCCCTCATCTATGCCCGAGACGTCATCtgcacctcctccccccccacctcctccccctccttctggcTCAGCACCGGCATCTTCTGCTCCCCCTGCTTCAGGAACTGCCGCTCTTTTGGCCGATTTGAACCGTGGCGGCGCTGTCACCTCTGGATTGCGAAAGGTCGATAGCTCCCAGATGACCCACAAGAATCCCGCGCTTCGTTCGGCTGGTACTACTGTTGTCCCTGACAATGCAAAGAAGGCCCCGCCTCTCAAGCCCAAGCCCGGCACAAAGCCCGTGAAGAAACCTGCAAAgattgagcttgaagatggaaataAATGGATCATTGTCggtctctcttttttttcctgcCTTGTGACTAAACACGTATCACAGGAAAACCAAGAGGACAACAAATCTATTAAAATCGAAAACACTGAGCTCCACCATACTGTCCACATCTTTAGTTGCGTCAACTCTGTAGTCCAAATCTCTGGCAAAATCAACGCTGTAACCATGGGTACGTACAATACAACCCCAATACATGTTATAACtgaccaaaaaaaaaaaaacaacaatTTTGTAGTTGGATGTAAAAAGACGTCTCTCGTCCTCGACTCTGCCGTATCCTCATTGTCCATCACGTCGTCTCCCTCTTTCGAAGTCCAGATCATCGGGTCTATCCCCACCATCCAAATCGACACAACCGACTCTGGCCAAGTATACCTCTCAAAGGAGTGTATGCAAGTAATCGAAATCATCACCAGCAAGTGCAGTAGTATCAATATCTCTGTGCCTACCGCCGAAGGCGGTGATTTCGTCGAACGGCCTGTGCCGGAGCAAATGAAGTCGAGGGTGGTTGACGGGAAACTCGTTACAGAAATTATAGAGCACGCAGGATAGATGGAAAGAATTTAAGAATGTAAGAATAAAACCAATGTTTTATGAAATTATGGATAGAAcgcaaaaaaaagaacaaatGATTGgtggaaaatgaaaaaaaaaaaaaaatgcatTACgtgccatcttctctcacaATTCTTTTCTATACAGCTCCCGCTG harbors:
- a CDS encoding CAMK protein kinase, coding for MSQTPSQQPPYSDDAFEPTQLSQAAYSQTQNTQAFISSQVEPRRKYWAIFISTHSDRGILKVPWSKPYIQLGRGPSTLGNDVILPEKRVSNKHCRFTLGMQGAKNLELSNDTIRAWKEGEGEPEVWVEDLKSSNGTFVNGARINTRRLLRHGDEISLGHAGTLDYHDVRYIYRSVGGKRLKNGQASSSSGDLEPVGQVYEKYQLLDRLGKGTFAEVHKAVDVETGNMRAIKQIVKHRFAGNDKTLQLFHREINITRSLEHENICRLIDWYEDPQHICLVLEYVDGGDLLDYIMNWPDEQGGLPEQHAAELTVQICRAMAYTHSKGITHRDLKPENILLTKEHEGTRIVKIADFGLAKMIHTNTMLVSMVGTPQYLAPEIVMQTDQRPGYENVVDSWSVGIIVYSMMTKALPFDEDSRLPVEQRIRARFTQPPDISLLEQRNVSRQAIDFVLRLLDKDPAKRMTMSQALDHDWLSEPSSQPMESQRVGLGGDSMWSIQSFDSIQPDLFGYGPESTANWQRPATVSGTRLESGVEGSDDFSQPLTKLHLNTPEGGDIPSKKASSKQTTTAGAVGLNTPESPLSPLVAGSHVHIVSPSAPTSASPTSLSKPKRKLGHEKGGHSIDSEDEGSESMIDRTDNAAVNESMDVSGEKEPAVVETAAVVESVKKDGKDGVVSGRRPRKSMRL